One genomic window of Monodelphis domestica isolate mMonDom1 chromosome 1, mMonDom1.pri, whole genome shotgun sequence includes the following:
- the C1H10orf120 gene encoding uncharacterized protein C10orf120 homolog — protein MKKHLKSGATEVSCHKKDPLLSADDLNLESLLSIWMKYYGGDPRIALGKYSPLEKEILRLGGVHTVATRRLLAQKQKEEEKMLKELRQKSPDYKKAMEYKEVYSLLNTGKKNMEKTWTARIIVPREELQVPSREKTTINKHIERMKLARGLKDWEYTDQFHRGSFLPAVGPDSKAACQERDADDEASSKDNKTKIKMNVIFKEDERIKPFTTKPNETKTFDLKKKLERKITGHTNRIRFLPFEFPGDLLLLSQNYKSTRIHLNDNMKLLLSNKEGHWKNCLQIATEDSPYS, from the exons ATGAAGAAGCATCTAAAGTCAGGGGCTACTGAGGTTTCATGTCATAAAAAAGACCCGCTGTTAAGTGCAGATGATTTGAATCTAGAGTCATTATTAAG cATATGGATGAAATATTATGGAGGTGACCCACGTATTGCCCTTGGTAAATATTCtcctttggaaaaagaaatcttG CGTTTAGGTGGTGTGCATACAGTAGCCACTAGAAGGCTTTTGGCtcagaaacagaaagaggaagagaagatgcTGAAGGAGCTCAGGCAGAAATCACCAGATTACAAAAAAGCAATGGAATATAAAGAGGTATACTCTCTTCTAAATACTgggaagaaaaatatggaaaaaacatGGACTGCTAGAATAATTGTTCCACGAGAAGAACTTCAAGTGCCAAGTAGAGAGAAGacaactatcaataagcacatagaAAGGATGAAATTGGCCCGAGGACTGAAAGACTGGGAATATACTGATCAATTCCATCGTggctcatttctaccagctgtaGGTCCAGATTCCAAAGCAGCATGTCAAGAAAGAGATGCTGATGATGAGGCATCctcaaaagataataaaacaaaaataaaaatgaatgtaatCTTCAAGGAAGATGAACGCATAAAACCCTTCACAACCAaaccaaatgaaacaaaaacatttgacctaaagaagaaactagagcGCAAAATAACAGGACACACAAATCGCATACGTTTCCTGCCCTTTGAATTCCCTGGTGACCTGCTTTTGTTAAGTCAAAATTACAAATCTACACGAATTCATCTCAATGATAACATGAAGTTATTACTCTCGAATAAAGAGGGTCATTGGAAAAATTGTCTTCAAATTGCTACTGAAGATTCTCCTTACTCTTAA